The proteins below are encoded in one region of Doryrhamphus excisus isolate RoL2022-K1 chromosome 4, RoL_Dexc_1.0, whole genome shotgun sequence:
- the plpp5 gene encoding phospholipid phosphatase 5, with protein MKRRLIRGLMSEITIRLALFVVFLVTEQLPPFYREIQAEEMWLYKFHRVDQDHVPTSLMFSIALFTPLIVILVFTVMTKSERGDAKEASLGVTLTLVLNGVFTNVIKLAVGRPRPDFFYRCFPDGQMNLELRCSGDPDVIMEGRKSFPSGHSSFAFAGLGFTAFYIAGKLRCFNAAGQGRAWRLCAFLTPLIVALTIALSRTCDYKHHWQDVLVGSLLGLLFAWLCYRQHYPALHDPDCHRPLSHRESVPAAQERKLANSNYILPL; from the exons ATGAAGAGGCGGCTCATTCGTGGTTTGATGTCGGAGATCACCATCCGCTTGGCGCTCTTTGTGGTTTTCCT CGTGACAGAGCAGCTTCCACCCTTCTACCGTGAGATCCAGGCAGAGGAGATGTGGTTGTATAAATTTCACCGCGTGGATCAGGATCATGTACCCACGTCGCTCATGTTT AGCATCGCTCTCTTCACACCCCTGATTGTCATTCTGGTTTTTACCGTCATGACAAAGTCAGAGCGAGGAGACGCAAAGGAAGCATCACTAG GCGTGACCTTGACTCTGGTGCTGAACGGCGTTTTCACCAATGTCATCAAACTGGCTGTCGGCAG GCCTAGGCCAGACTTCTTCTACCGCTGTTTCCCAGATGGGCAGATGAACCTGGAGCTACGCTGCAGTGGTGACCCAGATGTGATCATGGAGGGTAGAAAGAGCTTTCCCAGTGGCCACTCTTCAT TTGCTTTTGCCGGGCTGGGCTTCACCGCCTTCTACATTGCCGGAAAGCTGCGATGCTTCAATGCAGCAGGTCAAGGCAGAGCGTGGCGACTATGCGCCTTTCTCACCCCTTTAATTGTAGCACTGACGATCGCTCTCTCCAGAACCTGCGACTACAAACACCACTGGCAAG ACGTGTTGGTGGGCTCTCTGCTGGGCCTGTTGTTCGCCTGGCTCTGCTACAGGCAGCACTACCCCGCGCTTCACGACCCCGATTGCCACCGACCCCTGAGTCACAGAGAGAGTGTCCCAGCCGCACAGGAGCGCAAACTGGCCAACTCCAACTACATCCTGCCCCTGTAA